One part of the Paenibacillus silvisoli genome encodes these proteins:
- the yfkAB gene encoding radical SAM/CxCxxxxC motif protein YfkAB, translating to MQNAVPFIKTDSPLSFSPANDPWDPIYSLREHGRHVLTSVEMTLSNLCNMRCEHCAVGDTLVMSEPAKLPLDQMLRRLDEVEHLKTISITGGEPTFSERTVKEYMIPLLKYARSRGISSQINSNITLDYGRYEAIAPYLDVMHISFNYTSSDDFHAIGFAKSGHPVAKETAARMYERMIDNARRLSEGGLYVSAESMINYRTYDKMPEIHKLIVEMGCKRHEVHPMYPSAFAADLPVITMEQMREAIVSLLENRDPSIWMLFGTLPFYHCNESAEDRKLLSRLAAEPLVTVRNDPDGRNRLNVNLFTGDVFVTDFSDVPAFGNIAGDRLDDLFDRWLRHPLARSVECHCPAAACCGPNLLVRDMYYRDVDFGARRAIL from the coding sequence ATGCAAAATGCAGTTCCGTTCATAAAAACAGATTCACCATTATCCTTCTCTCCCGCGAACGACCCGTGGGATCCGATCTATTCTTTGCGCGAGCACGGGCGCCATGTGCTGACGAGCGTGGAAATGACGCTATCCAATCTATGCAACATGCGCTGCGAGCATTGCGCCGTGGGCGATACGCTCGTCATGTCCGAGCCGGCGAAGCTGCCGCTCGATCAGATGCTGCGCCGGCTCGATGAGGTCGAGCATCTCAAGACGATCAGCATTACCGGCGGAGAGCCGACGTTCTCCGAACGCACGGTGAAGGAGTACATGATCCCGCTGCTCAAATACGCGCGCAGCCGGGGCATTTCCTCGCAGATCAACTCCAACATTACGCTGGATTACGGCAGATACGAAGCGATCGCGCCGTATTTGGACGTCATGCACATTTCGTTCAACTACACGAGCAGCGACGACTTCCATGCGATCGGCTTCGCCAAAAGCGGCCATCCGGTCGCGAAAGAAACGGCTGCCCGGATGTATGAGCGGATGATCGATAACGCAAGACGGCTGAGCGAAGGCGGGCTGTACGTGTCCGCGGAGTCGATGATCAATTACCGCACCTACGATAAAATGCCCGAGATCCATAAGCTCATCGTCGAGATGGGCTGCAAGCGGCATGAGGTGCATCCGATGTATCCGAGCGCGTTCGCCGCGGATCTGCCCGTTATTACGATGGAGCAAATGCGCGAAGCGATCGTTTCTTTGCTCGAGAACCGGGATCCGTCGATTTGGATGCTCTTCGGTACGCTGCCGTTCTACCACTGCAACGAAAGCGCGGAGGACCGCAAGCTGCTCTCGCGTTTGGCAGCGGAGCCGCTCGTTACCGTCCGGAACGACCCGGATGGCCGCAACCGGCTGAACGTCAATTTGTTTACGGGCGACGTATTCGTCACCGATTTCTCCGATGTTCCGGCATTCGGCAATATTGCCGGCGATCGGCTGGACGATCTGTTCGACCGTTGGCTTCGCCACCCGCTTGCGCGGAGCGTGGAATGCCACTGCCCGGCTGCAGCTTGCTGCGGACCGAATCTGCTCGTTCGGGATATGTACTACCGGGATGTCGATTTTGGCGCCCGCCGGGCCATCCTATAG
- a CDS encoding molybdenum cofactor biosynthesis protein, which translates to MSVKWNIHLFAGLSERFGQSVVTLELDQPSLTVQQLKQELSARFPESAALVKVSFMACNQAYATDEQHIHAGDELALLPPVSGGEETDVEMEQVGADRTERFYITNEPLSVEAITAMVIVPNNGAALTFTGTTREWTHGARTVRLEYEAYVPMAVKTLQQIGDEIEARWPGAKVAIAHRIGVVDIAEISVVIAVSAPHRGDCYDASRYAIERLKQIVPIWKREIWEDGSEWKGHQLGPWNPVTAL; encoded by the coding sequence ATGTCTGTAAAATGGAATATCCACTTATTCGCCGGATTGTCCGAGCGTTTCGGGCAGTCCGTCGTTACGCTGGAGCTGGACCAGCCGTCCCTTACGGTGCAGCAATTAAAGCAGGAGCTGTCGGCCCGTTTCCCGGAGAGCGCGGCGCTCGTGAAGGTTTCCTTCATGGCCTGCAACCAGGCTTACGCCACTGACGAGCAGCACATTCATGCCGGCGACGAGCTGGCGCTGCTCCCGCCTGTATCAGGCGGCGAAGAAACGGACGTCGAAATGGAACAGGTCGGCGCAGACCGCACGGAACGATTTTACATTACGAATGAGCCTCTGTCGGTCGAGGCCATCACGGCGATGGTGATCGTACCGAATAACGGCGCTGCCTTGACCTTTACCGGTACGACGCGAGAATGGACGCATGGCGCGCGAACGGTCCGTTTGGAATACGAAGCATACGTCCCGATGGCCGTTAAAACGCTCCAGCAGATCGGCGACGAAATCGAGGCGCGCTGGCCCGGCGCCAAGGTCGCGATCGCGCATCGGATCGGCGTCGTCGACATTGCCGAGATCAGCGTCGTCATCGCCGTATCCGCGCCTCATCGCGGCGATTGCTACGATGCGAGCCGGTACGCCATTGAGCGTCTGAAGCAGATCGTTCCGATATGGAAGCGTGAAATTTGGGAAGACGGCTCGGAATGGAAAGGCCATCAGTTAGGTCCATGGAATCCGGTTACGGCACTGTGA
- a CDS encoding manganese catalase family protein, which produces MWIYEKKLQYPVRVSKCDPRVARYLVEQYGGADGELSAALRYLNQRYSIPNKVIGLLTDIGTEEFAHLEMIATMIYKLTKDATPQQMEEAGLGPNYVIHDNGLFYNNSSGVPWTAAYIQAKGDPLADLYEDIAAEEKARATYQWIIDMTDDVDLQDGLKFLREREIVHAMRFKEAVEIIKADQNTKKVF; this is translated from the coding sequence ATGTGGATCTACGAGAAGAAGCTGCAGTATCCCGTTCGGGTCAGCAAATGCGATCCTAGAGTCGCGCGCTATCTAGTCGAGCAGTACGGCGGTGCGGACGGCGAGCTGTCCGCTGCTCTTCGTTATCTGAATCAGCGGTATTCCATCCCGAACAAGGTTATCGGCCTGTTGACGGACATCGGCACGGAGGAGTTCGCCCACCTCGAGATGATAGCGACGATGATTTATAAGCTGACGAAGGATGCGACGCCGCAGCAAATGGAAGAGGCGGGACTCGGGCCGAATTATGTCATCCACGATAATGGCCTGTTCTACAACAATTCGTCCGGCGTGCCATGGACCGCGGCATACATCCAAGCGAAGGGCGATCCGTTGGCCGATCTTTACGAGGACATCGCGGCGGAGGAGAAGGCTCGCGCGACGTACCAGTGGATCATCGATATGACCGACGACGTCGATCTGCAGGACGGCCTGAAATTTTTGCGGGAGCGGGAGATCGTCCACGCGATGCGGTTTAAGGAAGCGGTGGAGATCATCAAAGCCGACCAGAACACGAAAAAGGTATTCTAG
- a CDS encoding hemolysin family protein, which produces MHEFETGRIVLNLSVVLILVLLNGFFVAAEFSLVKVRQSRLTQLSNEGHKRAKYALAVNRKLDAYLSATQFGITLASLGLGWVGEPAISDLIVEPLFFQFGLTDETLVHTVSVIIGFLVITFLHIVLGELAPKSLAIQKSESTSLWLSAPLLFFYRMFLPVIWLLNGSANRLLRLFGVEPASEHDSAHTEEEIRILMDQSAKSGIIDKDELRLFDNIFEFSDRLAREVMLPRTDMDCLYANLSYEENMKIVYASKHTRYPVCVEDKDQLIGFVHITDLLTADPDEDQTLQKFLRPILNVPESMEISHVLKLMQKKHSQLAIVVDEYGGTAGMLTTELILEEIVGEIHDEFDNTQPDIVVKGDVTSVDGRMLIEEINDMFHLDIEDEDVDTIGGWLFTQLEGNPDKGKKIMVEDYAFEVAESERLRVLRVFIYRVKQEDESESGTESASEEI; this is translated from the coding sequence TTGCATGAATTTGAAACCGGCCGAATCGTATTAAATCTTAGCGTGGTCCTAATCCTTGTTTTGTTAAACGGGTTTTTCGTGGCGGCGGAGTTTTCGCTCGTCAAAGTGCGCCAATCGCGCCTGACCCAATTGTCCAATGAAGGGCATAAGAGAGCCAAATATGCGTTAGCCGTCAATCGTAAGCTGGATGCTTACCTGTCGGCGACGCAATTCGGCATTACGCTGGCCTCCCTCGGTCTCGGCTGGGTAGGTGAACCGGCAATTTCGGATTTGATCGTGGAGCCGCTTTTCTTCCAGTTCGGATTGACGGACGAGACGCTCGTTCATACCGTTTCCGTCATCATCGGCTTTCTCGTCATTACGTTTCTGCACATCGTGCTTGGCGAGCTTGCGCCGAAATCGTTGGCCATCCAAAAATCCGAGTCGACCTCGCTCTGGCTGTCGGCGCCGCTGCTTTTCTTTTACCGGATGTTTCTGCCGGTCATCTGGCTGCTTAACGGCTCCGCGAACAGGCTGTTAAGGTTGTTCGGCGTTGAGCCTGCAAGCGAGCACGACTCCGCCCATACGGAGGAAGAAATCCGGATTCTGATGGATCAAAGCGCCAAGAGCGGCATTATCGACAAGGATGAGCTGCGGCTGTTCGATAATATTTTCGAGTTTTCCGACCGGCTTGCCCGGGAAGTGATGCTCCCGAGAACGGATATGGACTGCTTGTACGCCAACCTGTCTTATGAGGAAAATATGAAGATCGTCTACGCCTCCAAGCATACCCGCTATCCGGTTTGCGTAGAGGATAAAGATCAACTGATCGGCTTCGTACATATTACGGACCTGCTGACTGCCGATCCCGACGAGGATCAGACGCTTCAAAAATTTCTCCGTCCGATACTGAACGTGCCGGAATCGATGGAAATCAGCCATGTGCTGAAGCTGATGCAGAAGAAGCATTCGCAGCTTGCCATCGTCGTCGACGAATACGGCGGTACGGCGGGTATGCTGACGACGGAGCTGATCCTGGAAGAGATCGTCGGCGAGATTCACGATGAATTCGACAACACGCAGCCGGACATTGTCGTCAAAGGCGATGTAACGTCGGTTGACGGCCGGATGCTTATCGAAGAAATAAACGATATGTTCCACTTGGATATTGAAGACGAGGACGTCGATACGATCGGCGGCTGGCTGTTCACGCAGCTGGAGGGCAACCCGGATAAAGGGAAAAAAATCATGGTCGAGGACTACGCCTTCGAGGTGGCGGAGAGCGAGCGTCTTCGGGTGCTGCGCGTCTTCATTTACCGGGTGAAGCAGGAGGATGAGTCTGAGTCTGGGACCGAATCCGCGTCTGAAGAAATTTAA
- a CDS encoding HD-GYP domain-containing protein encodes MRLLPIQMCRPGMRLARKIYSEDGLVLLAENVELSAKLINRLYECGVHFVYIQDPRTADLVIPDIISDETRQRALGEIRTNFRNLMDRPNRKSGVTYPYIAKSFKQIMSMVIDDLTDQKDAMIMMMNMGIVDDYLFQHSLNVSVYTTLLGIAHGYSRDELMTLGLGAMLHDIGKTQISMNILKKQGQLTKDEYEEMKRHAERGYYLLKDEPNIPLVAAHCAYQHHERLDGSGYPRGIKGDQIHEYAKWIGLVDSYDAMTTTRIYRGPMLPHQAVESLYAGTGTLYEQRMLQLFRDKVAIYPLGITVKFHSGASGVVVDINSSCPHRPVVRVLNNEEGEELKVPYEVDLSTQLTTMIVGVNEEGPIAEASGV; translated from the coding sequence ATGCGTTTATTGCCCATACAAATGTGCCGGCCGGGCATGCGGTTAGCGAGAAAAATATACTCCGAGGACGGGCTTGTCCTACTTGCCGAGAATGTCGAATTATCGGCGAAGCTGATCAACCGCCTCTACGAATGCGGCGTTCATTTCGTGTATATCCAAGATCCGCGGACAGCCGATCTTGTTATTCCCGATATTATTAGCGATGAGACCAGGCAGCGTGCGCTGGGCGAGATCCGGACCAACTTCCGCAACCTGATGGACCGGCCGAACCGCAAGAGCGGCGTGACCTATCCGTATATCGCAAAGTCGTTCAAGCAAATCATGTCGATGGTCATCGACGATCTGACCGATCAGAAGGACGCCATGATCATGATGATGAACATGGGAATCGTCGACGATTATCTGTTCCAGCACTCGCTGAACGTATCGGTCTACACGACGCTGCTCGGCATTGCGCACGGCTATTCGCGGGACGAGCTGATGACGCTTGGCCTTGGCGCCATGCTGCACGATATCGGCAAGACCCAAATCAGCATGAACATTTTGAAGAAGCAAGGCCAGCTGACCAAGGACGAATACGAGGAAATGAAGCGCCATGCGGAGCGCGGCTACTATCTGCTGAAGGATGAGCCGAACATTCCGCTCGTCGCCGCCCACTGCGCTTATCAGCATCACGAGCGGCTGGACGGAAGCGGGTATCCGCGGGGAATCAAAGGCGATCAGATTCACGAGTACGCCAAGTGGATCGGGCTCGTTGACTCCTACGACGCGATGACGACTACCCGGATTTACCGCGGGCCGATGCTGCCCCATCAGGCCGTCGAATCGCTGTATGCCGGAACCGGAACGCTGTATGAGCAGCGGATGCTGCAGCTCTTCCGCGACAAAGTCGCGATCTATCCGCTCGGGATTACGGTCAAGTTCCACTCCGGCGCAAGCGGCGTTGTCGTCGATATCAATTCCTCCTGTCCTCACCGGCCCGTTGTCCGGGTTCTGAACAACGAAGAGGGCGAGGAGCTGAAGGTGCCGTACGAGGTGGACTTGTCGACGCAATTGACGACGATGATCGTCGGCGTCAACGAGGAAGGCCCGATTGCCGAAGCCTCCGGCGTGTAG
- a CDS encoding spore coat associated protein CotJA — protein sequence MNATKPTRDWYPFVGPFDPCPPKYVKSYYVPPNEFIPFQPMNLPQFSLPEALRLGTLWPALYGPYEAKSSMRGQQRDE from the coding sequence GTGAATGCGACGAAACCGACAAGAGATTGGTACCCCTTCGTAGGTCCGTTTGATCCTTGCCCGCCTAAATATGTAAAGTCGTACTACGTGCCGCCGAATGAATTTATCCCTTTTCAACCGATGAATTTGCCGCAATTTTCGCTTCCGGAAGCGCTGAGGCTGGGTACGCTGTGGCCGGCATTGTATGGACCTTACGAAGCCAAAAGCAGTATGAGGGGGCAGCAACGCGATGAATAA
- a CDS encoding spore coat protein CotJB — protein sequence MNNQLDENYYRKLLELQQLDFALIELTLYLDTHPNDLQALQQFNQLAQQRQQCAMQFEMQYGPLMQFGHSFSKYPWQWIECPWPWQV from the coding sequence ATGAATAACCAGCTGGACGAAAATTATTACCGCAAGCTGCTCGAGCTGCAGCAGCTGGATTTTGCCCTGATCGAACTTACGCTGTACCTCGATACGCATCCGAACGACCTGCAGGCGCTTCAGCAGTTCAATCAGCTGGCGCAGCAGCGGCAGCAGTGCGCGATGCAGTTCGAGATGCAGTACGGCCCGCTCATGCAGTTTGGGCACAGCTTCTCGAAGTATCCGTGGCAGTGGATCGAGTGCCCGTGGCCATGGCAGGTATAG
- a CDS encoding undecaprenyl-diphosphate phosphatase has product MGDIIHAIIIGIVEGLTEFLPVSSSGHMILTNKLLDISSDDQAIVTFEIVIQLGAILAMALVYWERILDLFGLSRKTKSLGPLSSGRQSGRKLNLIHVALGIVPAMLLAFLLKDIIKGEGFNQAPVLISLVIGGIYMIVAERLSKNRTIPVVSETMDDISYKQAFGIGLLQCLSLWPGFSRSGSTIAGGMLVGTSYKAAADFSFLMAIPIMMAATGYELLDNYKFIEGDNLMFFITGFVVSFVVAWLVIVLFLRYIQKVRLTHFAIYRFILAAAFWLFVMR; this is encoded by the coding sequence ATGGGAGATATTATTCACGCGATTATTATAGGCATTGTGGAAGGATTGACGGAGTTTCTGCCCGTATCGTCATCGGGCCATATGATTTTGACCAACAAGCTGCTTGACATCTCATCCGATGATCAGGCGATCGTTACGTTTGAAATCGTCATTCAGTTGGGCGCGATTCTAGCGATGGCACTCGTATATTGGGAGCGGATCCTCGATTTGTTCGGCTTGTCCCGGAAAACGAAATCGCTCGGACCGTTGTCCTCGGGCAGACAAAGCGGACGGAAGCTGAACCTGATTCATGTCGCGCTCGGCATCGTGCCCGCGATGCTGCTCGCATTTCTACTTAAGGATATTATTAAAGGCGAAGGCTTCAACCAAGCGCCGGTATTGATTTCGCTCGTCATCGGCGGTATTTACATGATCGTCGCGGAGCGGCTGTCGAAGAACCGGACGATCCCGGTCGTCTCCGAAACGATGGACGACATCTCTTACAAGCAGGCGTTCGGCATCGGGCTTCTTCAATGTCTGTCGTTGTGGCCGGGCTTCTCTCGTTCGGGCTCGACGATTGCCGGCGGCATGCTGGTCGGCACGAGCTACAAGGCGGCTGCCGACTTCTCGTTCCTGATGGCGATCCCGATCATGATGGCCGCTACGGGCTATGAATTGCTGGATAACTACAAATTTATCGAAGGCGACAACCTGATGTTCTTCATTACCGGATTCGTCGTCTCCTTCGTTGTCGCATGGCTCGTCATCGTCTTGTTCCTGCGTTACATCCAGAAAGTAAGATTGACGCATTTCGCGATCTACCGCTTTATTTTGGCGGCTGCGTTCTGGCTGTTCGTGATGCGCTAA
- the moaA gene encoding GTP 3',8-cyclase MoaA → MSALTDRFGRVHNYLRISVTDRCNLRCLYCMPEEGMQFEPAENLLTYDQIAEVVRAGASLGISKLRITGGEPLVRPGLADLVKQLSAIPGINDISLTTNGILLADQAEALREAGVNRVNISLDTLDPARFKFIARRGDLQRVLKGIEAAAKVGFAPIKLNCVLLKGVNEDEIAAFLRMAYEQPLHVRFIEYMPIGHADDNWRNHYLPLTRVLEIAQENGLNVAQIDDVKGNGPSDDYRIEGGKGSFGLIHPISDHFCKRCNRLRLTADGHIHPCLYWVDELNVKPALGDPAKLLELFGRAMDLKPQNHEMAAKLANESLSHEPTSRRMSQIGG, encoded by the coding sequence ATGTCAGCCTTAACGGATCGTTTTGGACGGGTTCACAATTATTTGCGCATTTCTGTTACGGATCGTTGCAATTTGCGCTGTCTGTATTGCATGCCGGAGGAAGGGATGCAGTTCGAGCCTGCGGAAAATTTGCTCACCTACGATCAAATTGCCGAGGTCGTTCGCGCCGGCGCGAGCTTAGGCATTTCCAAGCTGCGCATTACCGGCGGCGAGCCGCTCGTTCGGCCGGGCTTGGCTGATTTGGTGAAGCAGCTGTCCGCCATTCCGGGTATAAACGATATATCGCTGACGACGAACGGCATCTTGCTTGCCGATCAAGCCGAGGCGCTTCGCGAGGCGGGCGTAAACCGCGTCAACATCAGCCTGGATACGCTTGACCCTGCGCGCTTCAAATTTATAGCGAGGCGCGGCGATTTGCAGCGGGTGCTGAAGGGAATCGAAGCCGCGGCGAAGGTCGGCTTTGCGCCGATCAAGCTGAACTGCGTGCTGCTCAAGGGCGTCAATGAGGACGAAATAGCCGCATTTTTACGTATGGCATACGAGCAGCCGCTTCATGTGCGCTTCATTGAATACATGCCGATCGGCCATGCCGACGACAACTGGCGCAATCACTACCTGCCGCTGACCCGCGTCTTGGAGATCGCGCAGGAGAACGGGCTGAACGTCGCGCAGATTGATGACGTGAAGGGTAACGGCCCTTCGGATGATTACCGGATTGAAGGCGGGAAAGGCTCGTTCGGGCTTATTCACCCGATCAGCGATCACTTCTGCAAACGATGCAACCGGCTGCGTCTAACGGCTGACGGCCACATTCATCCTTGCTTGTATTGGGTGGACGAACTGAACGTGAAGCCGGCGCTCGGCGATCCGGCGAAGCTGCTGGAGCTGTTCGGGCGGGCGATGGATTTGAAGCCGCAAAATCATGAGATGGCCGCGAAGCTGGCGAACGAAAGCTTAAGCCACGAGCCAACGTCGAGACGGATGTCCCAGATCGGCGGTTAG
- a CDS encoding bifunctional metallophosphatase/5'-nucleotidase: MKDMALEAPDVVLLHSNDIHSRLEQAAKMAAYIEETRLIYGAEHVLTLDIGDHMDRMRVETEASDGLANIDLLNAAGYEAVTFGNNEGLTFTPEQLAEAYGSRAAFQTVCANFYQSSDGSRPSWLLPHAIIRKGNIRIGLIGVTAAFSDFYTLLGWQATDPIAAVAEQAALLRPQVDVLVVMSHIGLTLDRRMAAEVAGLDLILGGHTHHLLEEPEVIGQTSICAAGKFGEYLGRVEIRMDASTGKPIIRAACVPMEARSQQPEAAALIGGFMAESGRRLGRVITVLSEPMPASAERETPLGNLLAAGLRRKADAEIGIVNAGQLLGGLAAGAVTAGDLHALCPSPVNPCRMKLTGMEIRLSLEEALLQSYIDKPIRGFGFRGVVLGTLAVDGLDIHYSPSRPDYNKITSITTAAGQPLQDDRDYIVGTIDMFTFGVGYEKIKLGTEVSFYLPEFIRDVLEQELLDADAIADSRCLRWIADGANR, encoded by the coding sequence ATGAAGGATATGGCATTGGAAGCGCCTGACGTCGTCTTGCTTCACAGCAACGACATACACAGCCGCCTGGAGCAGGCGGCCAAGATGGCGGCGTACATCGAGGAAACACGGCTTATTTATGGAGCGGAGCATGTACTGACCTTGGATATCGGCGACCATATGGACCGGATGCGCGTGGAGACCGAGGCCAGCGACGGTCTCGCGAATATCGATCTTTTGAATGCCGCCGGCTATGAGGCGGTTACGTTCGGCAACAACGAAGGGCTGACGTTCACGCCCGAGCAGCTTGCCGAAGCTTACGGATCGCGCGCCGCGTTCCAGACGGTGTGCGCCAATTTCTATCAAAGCAGCGACGGCAGCCGGCCGTCCTGGCTGCTGCCGCACGCGATTATTCGTAAGGGGAATATTCGCATCGGCCTCATTGGCGTGACGGCGGCGTTTTCCGATTTCTATACGCTGCTAGGCTGGCAGGCCACGGATCCGATTGCCGCCGTGGCCGAACAGGCCGCTTTGCTTCGTCCGCAAGTGGACGTGCTCGTGGTGATGTCACACATCGGTCTTACGCTGGATCGGCGAATGGCGGCCGAGGTCGCCGGCCTTGATCTTATCCTAGGCGGGCATACGCATCATTTGCTTGAGGAGCCGGAAGTGATCGGCCAAACGTCGATCTGCGCAGCCGGGAAGTTTGGGGAGTATTTGGGCCGCGTCGAGATTCGTATGGACGCGTCAACGGGGAAGCCGATCATTCGCGCCGCTTGCGTGCCGATGGAGGCGCGCAGCCAGCAGCCTGAAGCCGCCGCGCTCATCGGCGGCTTCATGGCTGAAAGCGGGCGTCGGCTCGGCCGGGTCATTACCGTGCTGAGCGAGCCCATGCCCGCAAGCGCCGAGCGGGAGACGCCGCTCGGCAACTTGCTCGCCGCCGGCCTGCGGCGCAAAGCCGATGCCGAGATCGGCATCGTCAATGCGGGGCAGCTGCTCGGCGGCCTCGCCGCAGGCGCAGTGACGGCCGGCGACTTGCACGCGCTGTGCCCGTCGCCGGTGAACCCATGCCGGATGAAGCTGACCGGCATGGAAATCCGCTTGTCGCTGGAGGAGGCGCTGCTGCAAAGCTACATCGACAAGCCGATCCGCGGCTTCGGATTCCGCGGCGTTGTGCTGGGCACGCTGGCCGTCGACGGGCTCGATATTCACTACTCGCCGTCCCGGCCGGATTACAACAAAATTACGTCCATTACGACGGCAGCCGGCCAGCCGCTGCAGGATGACCGGGATTATATCGTGGGCACGATCGATATGTTTACGTTTGGCGTCGGATATGAGAAAATCAAGCTCGGCACGGAGGTCAGCTTTTATTTGCCGGAATTTATCCGCGACGTGCTGGAGCAGGAGCTGTTGGATGCGGACGCCATCGCCGACAGCCGGTGTCTGCGCTGGATCGCCGATGGGGCGAACCGTTAA
- a CDS encoding HD-GYP domain-containing protein — translation MEPIYQDVINGYEQLFLEAMQTGRIYEEDVVQTFQPLVDNFKMERDVVSMLLLLNTKDDYTYQHSVQVGMLAYYLASWLGYSETQAIKIGQAGFLHDIGKCQINDGILNKPGKLTEDEYELIKKHTLYGHGIIKESFGESLAATVALQHHERMNGSGYPNGLMGDELHPVSKIVAVADVYSAMISARVYQKKRDLLYVLKELYRMSYNELDAFTTHTFIKHMIPNFIGKRVELASGEVGTIIMTHPSEFFRPLIRVNDTFIDLTIERSLEVKQVFM, via the coding sequence ATGGAACCGATTTACCAAGATGTTATAAACGGCTACGAGCAGCTTTTCCTCGAAGCGATGCAGACCGGCAGGATCTATGAGGAGGACGTCGTTCAAACGTTCCAGCCGCTGGTCGATAATTTTAAAATGGAGCGCGACGTCGTCTCGATGCTGCTCCTGCTTAATACGAAGGACGATTATACGTATCAGCATTCCGTGCAGGTCGGCATGCTCGCTTATTATTTAGCCTCTTGGCTCGGATATTCGGAAACCCAGGCGATCAAGATCGGACAAGCCGGCTTCCTTCACGATATCGGCAAATGCCAGATCAACGACGGGATTCTGAACAAGCCGGGCAAGCTTACGGAAGATGAGTACGAGCTCATCAAGAAGCATACGCTTTACGGCCACGGGATCATCAAAGAGTCCTTCGGCGAATCGCTCGCCGCGACCGTGGCGCTTCAGCATCACGAACGGATGAACGGCAGCGGCTATCCGAACGGCTTGATGGGAGACGAGCTTCATCCGGTTTCCAAAATCGTAGCGGTCGCGGACGTATACAGCGCCATGATCTCAGCCCGCGTCTACCAGAAGAAGCGCGATCTCCTCTACGTTCTCAAGGAGCTGTACCGGATGAGCTACAACGAGCTGGACGCGTTCACGACGCATACCTTTATCAAGCATATGATTCCTAACTTCATCGGCAAGCGCGTCGAGCTCGCCAGCGGCGAAGTCGGCACCATCATCATGACTCATCCATCCGAATTTTTCCGGCCATTAATCCGCGTTAACGATACGTTCATTGATTTAACGATCGAGCGAAGCCTCGAGGTCAAACAGGTCTTTATGTAA